One region of Triticum aestivum cultivar Chinese Spring chromosome 6B, IWGSC CS RefSeq v2.1, whole genome shotgun sequence genomic DNA includes:
- the LOC123135032 gene encoding uncharacterized protein, whose product MASYMKKVVEGPLGTGKAFICLSMLMLLVLSSEKMESHGCIKRKSGKWTNDTCIIRGTCNGPCRDEGFDNGHCHNTWSCICYKNCSLSLQPPHA is encoded by the exons ATGGCATCGTACATGAAGAAGGTTGTTGAAGGACCACTGGGAACCGGCAAGGCTTTCATATGCCTGTCGATGTTGATGCTGCTCGTGTTGTCATCTG AAAAAATGGAGTCTCATGGCTGCATAAAGCGGAAGAGCGGGAAGTGGACCAACGACACTTGCATCATACGAGGCACCTGCAACGGGCCCTGCCGGGACGAGGGCTTCGACAACGGCCATTGCCATAACACCTGGTCATGCATCTGCTACAAGAACTGCAGCTTATCCCTCCAGCCACCGCATGCATGA